In Xenorhabdus griffiniae, the genomic window GAACACGTTGCGTGAGATGGTGCAGTTAACGGCGGAAAAATGCGGTGACGCACTCAACCAACTGCACAAACTGTCACAACTGGAAAGCCAGTCGGAAAAAATCACCGCACTGGAAACTGAACTCAGTACGCTGAAAAGCCAGCTCAGCCAGCAGGATGACTCTTCGGTGCAGCGACCGGGGGCGAGCGGTTCAACGCAGGTGTTGGCCGATTATTAATTGATTGCTTACAGGAACTTTATCTATGTCACTCAGTAATGAAGGACGTCAGCACTATCTGTCCTACCTTGATCAGCAAGGCAAGTTGAACGGCGTGAAACGCGATGGCGATCACATTCAGTTGACGGTTGCGCCGGCTGTCCAGCAGAAACTGGAAAAAGCCAAGATGGAATCCAGCCCCTTTTTGAAAGAGGTCAATTCTATCGGTGTGACTGAGCAGGAAGGCGAGAAAATCGGTGTGGGTATCCACCGTACCATTGCCAGCCGCAATACCTCCACCACGGATCGCCGGGAACCGGTCAGCGTGCATGAATTAAAGGCCAATCGCTATCGTTGTGAACAGACCAACTTTGATACCTACATCGGCTATACCCAGCTTGATGCGTGGGCCGGGCACCCGGAGTTTCAACAACTGGTGAGCCAGCAGATTGTCCAGCAAGAGGCCAATGACCGCCTGATGATTGGCTTTAATGGTACATCCGTTGCCGTGAAATCCGATCGGCAGAAAAACCCGCTGTTACAGGATGTCAATATCGGCTGGTTGCAGCATCTGCGCAACCAGGCCCCGCAGCGTGTAATGAAAAACATTACCATCACTAGTCGGGACGAAGACGGGAAAATCATCAAGAAAGGCCAATACGGCAACTATGATGCGGCGGCTTATGATGCCGTGACATCGTTGTTAGATCCGTGGCATCAGAGTGCGCCCGGTTTGATTGCCATCACCGGCTCACGCCTGACCACCCAGAAGAACTTTCGCATCCTGAATCAGCACAGCCAGCATAACCCCAATATGGAGCTGTTGGCAGGGAACGAGCTGATGAAGCTCAGCACGCTGGGCGGTTTGCCGGTTTTCCGTGCACCGTTTTTCCCGGACGGGGCCATTCTGATCACCACCTTTAAAAACCTGTCGCTTTACTGGCAGAAAGGCAAATACAACCGCTACATCAAAAACGAGCCGGAATACAACCGTATCACCACCTATGCCCAGAGTAATGACGGTTATGTCATTGAAGATTACGGCCTCAGTTGCCTGATTGAAGGGATTTCGTTTGCGGGTGCCGAAGGGAGCACCGACTAAACCACAATTTCCGGTGCCGGGCTTATCCGGCATGGGTACAAGGGGGAATGATGCTGACACCGGCACAAGAACACTGGCAGCGCACCATGGCGGCACGCCGGGGCGATGAA contains:
- a CDS encoding phage major capsid protein, P2 family — encoded protein: MSLSNEGRQHYLSYLDQQGKLNGVKRDGDHIQLTVAPAVQQKLEKAKMESSPFLKEVNSIGVTEQEGEKIGVGIHRTIASRNTSTTDRREPVSVHELKANRYRCEQTNFDTYIGYTQLDAWAGHPEFQQLVSQQIVQQEANDRLMIGFNGTSVAVKSDRQKNPLLQDVNIGWLQHLRNQAPQRVMKNITITSRDEDGKIIKKGQYGNYDAAAYDAVTSLLDPWHQSAPGLIAITGSRLTTQKNFRILNQHSQHNPNMELLAGNELMKLSTLGGLPVFRAPFFPDGAILITTFKNLSLYWQKGKYNRYIKNEPEYNRITTYAQSNDGYVIEDYGLSCLIEGISFAGAEGSTD